The following coding sequences are from one Limnobacter sp. SAORIC-580 window:
- a CDS encoding CHASE domain-containing protein: MKQFSGNWVYAVVVCVLGAGLSTAIGITLQNNALENQRIAFEHLLDRRTDELQRTVNEYKLSLLNTATFITAFGQEELTPSRFSDYVTGLKLKQNFPGALGLGFARKVPLKEEPAFLREMQAKGLQDFQIRFISPSSQDRFVMQYIEPAKENYSAQGLDLGSENIRRENCLSAFSRAGLAVSKPITMIQNADVGRMGFTMLMPVFNKPIPSSDLGVRYKELQGWVSFPISIDRFLKPWMAQEPDLQVRIFVLEEADKPMLFFDNVEPKNVSLFPHTAATRDVQLGNRSWRLEYWPVNPAKSSGHNPVYLAWILLGISLSVFAAFKLKKAMDTHDTLTLHQHMVNNSSEALIAEDSLGRILVWNRAAEELFGLDRASVLYDQEQNLTVPEELRSSEKRLHQRAALGETLKNIQTLRTNDSAQRIHLRMNLSPIYSRDKKLIGFSKSFRDETEARMLWKDMHSLEELIAHAPDGVITLDESRRIKLANPAALLLLQGMNVKSTLTGQKITDLLAPNVLVEFEQEVLHPLYKNRKVEVLFNWPVPGHIEQTPLLFRGFVLNYPDLGESVWALRFEKSNKPYTQVN, encoded by the coding sequence ATGAAACAATTTTCCGGGAACTGGGTTTACGCGGTTGTGGTGTGTGTGCTCGGCGCAGGCCTTAGCACTGCAATCGGCATTACCCTGCAAAACAATGCCCTTGAAAACCAGCGTATTGCTTTTGAACACTTGCTGGACAGGCGAACGGACGAACTTCAGCGAACTGTGAATGAATACAAGCTGAGCCTTTTGAACACCGCCACATTCATTACCGCCTTTGGCCAGGAAGAATTGACGCCATCGCGATTCAGCGACTACGTCACTGGCCTGAAACTAAAGCAAAACTTTCCGGGTGCACTTGGTCTGGGATTTGCCCGGAAAGTACCCCTTAAAGAGGAGCCCGCATTTCTTCGGGAAATGCAGGCGAAAGGACTGCAAGATTTTCAGATCCGGTTTATCAGCCCTTCTTCGCAAGACCGTTTCGTGATGCAGTACATTGAACCAGCCAAGGAAAACTACTCAGCACAGGGTCTCGATTTGGGCTCCGAAAACATTCGTCGAGAAAACTGCCTCAGTGCCTTTTCAAGAGCCGGACTGGCCGTATCAAAGCCCATCACCATGATTCAGAACGCCGATGTTGGGCGTATGGGGTTCACGATGCTAATGCCAGTGTTCAACAAGCCCATACCATCGAGTGATCTTGGTGTGCGCTACAAAGAATTGCAGGGTTGGGTGTCTTTTCCAATTTCAATCGACCGCTTCCTGAAACCCTGGATGGCACAGGAGCCCGATTTACAAGTGCGAATTTTCGTACTCGAAGAAGCCGACAAGCCGATGCTTTTTTTCGACAATGTTGAACCAAAAAATGTCTCCCTGTTTCCACACACGGCAGCAACGCGAGATGTACAACTGGGTAACCGCAGCTGGCGGCTGGAGTACTGGCCTGTAAATCCGGCAAAAAGCAGCGGACACAATCCAGTTTACCTAGCCTGGATTTTGCTCGGTATTTCACTCAGTGTTTTTGCTGCATTCAAACTGAAAAAGGCCATGGATACTCACGACACCCTGACCTTGCATCAACACATGGTAAACAACTCATCCGAAGCCCTGATTGCCGAGGACTCTCTTGGAAGAATTCTGGTGTGGAACCGGGCTGCAGAGGAGTTATTCGGACTGGACCGGGCCAGTGTTCTGTACGATCAAGAACAAAACCTGACAGTGCCGGAAGAACTGCGCTCCTCCGAAAAACGACTCCACCAACGCGCAGCGCTGGGGGAGACACTGAAAAACATTCAAACCCTGCGAACGAATGATTCTGCGCAGCGAATTCACCTGCGCATGAATTTGTCCCCGATCTACAGCCGGGATAAAAAGTTGATTGGTTTCAGCAAGTCATTCCGCGATGAGACTGAAGCGCGCATGCTCTGGAAAGACATGCACTCACTGGAAGAGCTGATCGCACACGCACCCGATGGCGTAATTACACTGGATGAATCACGCCGGATAAAACTGGCCAACCCGGCAGCCCTGTTGTTGTTGCAGGGAATGAATGTGAAATCAACCCTGACTGGACAGAAAATTACCGATTTGCTGGCGCCCAACGTGTTGGTTGAGTTTGAACAAGAAGTACTGCACCCCCTTTACAAGAACAGAAAGGTTGAGGTGTTGTTCAACTGGCCGGTTCCCGGGCACATTGAACAAACACCGCTGCTTTTCAGGGGATTTGTTTTGAACTACCCAGACCTTGGCGAATCGGTTTGGGCATTACGTTTCGAAAAAAGCAATAAACCGTACACACAAGTTAATTAA
- a CDS encoding NAD(P)/FAD-dependent oxidoreductase: MQRRQFLQTSALATALLGGMPLSATAKSAKGKVVVIGGGYGGATAAKYLRMLSGNQLDVTLVEPNSTFVSCPMSNLVVGGIRKINEISTPYTGLTRNHGVKMVKDYVTAIDVEKRTVKLKNGKTLPYDKLVLSPGIDLQLDKIEGLAAANASGQILQAWKAGPETVGLRKQLEAMPDGGTYILNVPLAPYRCPPGPYERASMVANYFKQYKPKSKVLLLDANADVTSKGKLFKGVWESEYKGILEYRPNMKVTGVDGATKTVRFEFEEPIKGDVLNILPDQRAGKLAVDSGIANLNNRWAEVNYMTFESTVAPNVHVIGDSVQGAPLMPKSGHMANSQAKVVAAAIVAQMSGWEPNATPLTNNTCYSYVTTSNVIHVASVHVYNAEKKTFLTVEGSGGVSAAPNELEGTYAWNWAQNIWADTLV, from the coding sequence ATGCAAAGACGACAATTTTTACAAACCAGCGCATTGGCCACGGCCTTGTTGGGCGGCATGCCCCTGTCAGCCACAGCAAAAAGCGCCAAAGGCAAAGTGGTGGTGATTGGCGGCGGTTACGGTGGTGCCACGGCGGCCAAATACCTTCGCATGCTTTCCGGCAACCAGCTCGATGTCACCTTGGTTGAACCCAATTCAACTTTCGTTTCCTGCCCCATGAGTAATCTGGTGGTGGGTGGCATTCGGAAGATCAACGAAATCAGCACCCCCTACACTGGCCTTACCCGCAACCACGGCGTGAAAATGGTGAAGGATTATGTCACCGCCATTGACGTTGAAAAACGCACTGTAAAACTGAAAAACGGCAAAACCCTGCCCTACGACAAACTGGTGTTGTCACCGGGCATTGATTTGCAACTGGACAAAATTGAAGGCCTTGCAGCAGCCAACGCCAGTGGCCAAATTTTGCAGGCCTGGAAAGCTGGTCCAGAAACTGTGGGTTTGCGCAAACAACTCGAAGCCATGCCCGATGGCGGCACTTACATTTTGAATGTGCCGCTGGCCCCCTACCGCTGCCCACCCGGGCCATACGAGCGCGCCAGCATGGTGGCCAACTACTTCAAACAGTACAAGCCAAAATCCAAAGTGCTGTTGCTGGATGCGAATGCCGACGTAACCTCGAAAGGCAAGTTGTTCAAGGGCGTGTGGGAAAGCGAGTACAAAGGTATTCTTGAATATCGCCCCAACATGAAGGTCACCGGCGTGGATGGCGCAACAAAAACAGTGCGTTTCGAATTTGAAGAACCTATCAAAGGCGATGTACTAAACATTTTGCCCGACCAACGCGCTGGCAAACTGGCAGTCGATTCCGGCATTGCCAACCTGAACAACCGTTGGGCCGAGGTCAACTACATGACATTCGAATCCACTGTTGCGCCCAATGTGCATGTGATCGGCGACTCGGTACAAGGCGCGCCCCTGATGCCCAAAAGTGGCCACATGGCCAACAGCCAGGCGAAAGTGGTTGCGGCAGCCATTGTGGCGCAAATGAGTGGCTGGGAACCCAATGCCACCCCCTTGACCAACAACACCTGCTACAGCTACGTGACCACCAGCAACGTGATTCATGTGGCCAGCGTGCATGTGTACAACGCCGAGAAGAAAACCTTCCTGACTGTTGAGGGTTCGGGCGGTGTGTCCGCAGCCCCCAATGAACTGGAAGGTACTTATGCCTGGAATTGGGCCCAGAATATTTGGGCAGACACACTGGTTTAA
- a CDS encoding c-type cytochrome, producing MIDLKQRAARLLTSMALTGSSLLLGSGAIASELTPEKKLQAASLAATCANCHGTNGQGVEGSAVTGLANLSVEYIKTNMIWFKTGQRPATVMHQLAKGYTDEQIDIIANYLGKKD from the coding sequence ATGATTGATTTAAAACAACGCGCCGCACGCCTGCTGACAAGCATGGCACTGACTGGCAGCAGCCTGCTGTTGGGCTCTGGCGCAATCGCCAGCGAACTAACACCCGAGAAAAAACTGCAAGCCGCCAGCCTGGCCGCGACATGTGCGAACTGCCATGGCACCAACGGCCAAGGTGTTGAAGGAAGCGCCGTGACCGGTCTTGCCAACCTGAGTGTTGAATACATTAAAACCAACATGATCTGGTTTAAAACCGGGCAGCGCCCCGCCACCGTGATGCATCAACTTGCCAAAGGTTACACCGACGAGCAAATCGACATCATCGCCAACTACCTCGGCAAAAAAGACTAA
- a CDS encoding 5-carboxymethyl-2-hydroxymuconate Delta-isomerase translates to MPHITIEYSDNLHSLDESWVLLQVNKALMGLGIFMDADIKTRIHGLRSYRMGVAAAESGDHAFVAATVELLSGREFTVQEHLGQVLLKVLERTCLQTDGPQTQISVHVREMQSELYFKSVSKRS, encoded by the coding sequence ATGCCCCACATTACGATTGAATACAGTGACAACTTGCACAGTCTGGATGAGTCCTGGGTGCTGCTCCAAGTGAATAAAGCCTTGATGGGGCTCGGTATTTTCATGGATGCCGACATCAAGACCCGAATTCACGGTTTGCGTTCTTACCGCATGGGTGTGGCTGCGGCTGAAAGCGGTGACCATGCTTTTGTTGCAGCCACGGTCGAGTTACTCAGTGGTCGAGAATTCACCGTGCAGGAACACTTGGGGCAGGTGTTGCTCAAGGTACTTGAAAGAACATGCCTTCAAACAGACGGCCCACAAACCCAAATCAGTGTGCATGTGCGTGAAATGCAGTCCGAGTTGTATTTCAAATCGGTCAGCAAGCGCAGCTGA
- a CDS encoding ATP-binding protein encodes MPFSKNFASHSNKQSSLGLLPWLIGVALCACVLSLVLFNSIQEQSEAQRVKAEVRYSLDHHANKLDKIVGKASANLHSIEVFVRQTPELNQASFEQFSSLLSVENPAIRSLQYAPKGILTFLTNPALNQSAIGLNLYKAPLTAPYLEEAALTGKTIMEGPRELVQGGHALILRYPVYRQRNPDSNRDLMGFAAVLIDFEYVKQKVIEPLEQQGLIVRIQQKSPMHANWVPIHGNPDSQLIDPISSTVFFPYGEWSIEVAPKQGWSPTVGIHPFLVLLAVITMAIVVWMSLHEYRSRKAMQAAYESAKTANELKDRLIANVSHEIRTPLTSINSIAMMLDAPTYSTEVQDLGKAIKQSSEAVNVIVNDLLDLSKIRQGYFRLNDSNFKLGTLIDNTANMLQQQWLQKPGVEPILLEPPSSRTSYLGDRGRIEQVVQNLISNAFKFTMFGSVTVRFQVVTESRERDQLVVEVSDTGVGIPQSDIERIFDAFYQVDSSLQKRYNGAGLGLAICRQIIEVMGGTIQVRSKPNLGTQFEFRLPLAHGELKQDQTDSENHAANRMLLHVGDMALDPQLATTLEPDWQVRFLHRDITSEKVLPIHDNARVLLDIPEPLGADKMNWLSRFLDRQQHLAQHIVWLGKDLPAIAQKHNIRQLMKPLTRKRLSRVYENEREEQTSFHEQTGATPLRLLLAEDNALNAKVFKKLLENRGVAVTCVYNGADALALLTSGNAHFDAVLMDLQMPVMDGLEATRLIRRHEELQGLLVYAVSGHVSSSMRNECLNIGFTNFITKPFDPDMLIDDIHARLKESGRSH; translated from the coding sequence ATGCCCTTTTCGAAAAATTTTGCCAGCCACAGCAACAAGCAATCCTCCTTGGGCTTGCTTCCTTGGCTGATTGGCGTGGCTCTCTGCGCTTGCGTACTCAGCCTGGTCCTGTTTAATTCCATTCAGGAACAAAGTGAGGCCCAACGCGTCAAGGCGGAGGTGCGCTACTCGCTGGACCACCACGCCAACAAGCTCGACAAGATTGTGGGCAAAGCCAGCGCCAATCTGCATTCAATCGAAGTGTTTGTGCGGCAAACCCCAGAGTTAAATCAAGCCAGTTTCGAGCAGTTTTCCTCGCTGTTGTCAGTCGAAAACCCGGCCATTCGCAGTCTGCAATACGCACCGAAAGGAATTCTTACATTCCTGACCAACCCTGCTTTGAACCAAAGTGCAATTGGCCTGAATCTTTACAAAGCCCCACTGACCGCGCCGTATCTTGAAGAGGCCGCATTAACAGGCAAAACCATCATGGAAGGACCGCGCGAACTGGTTCAAGGTGGTCATGCACTGATTCTTCGATACCCTGTTTACCGCCAACGCAACCCCGACAGCAATCGCGACTTGATGGGTTTTGCCGCAGTATTAATCGATTTTGAATACGTCAAACAAAAGGTAATTGAGCCACTGGAACAACAGGGGCTGATTGTACGTATTCAACAAAAAAGCCCCATGCATGCCAACTGGGTACCCATCCACGGCAACCCCGATTCCCAATTAATCGACCCTATCTCATCGACAGTTTTTTTTCCGTATGGCGAATGGTCCATTGAGGTGGCGCCAAAACAAGGGTGGAGCCCCACGGTTGGCATTCACCCGTTTCTTGTTCTGCTTGCAGTGATCACCATGGCCATTGTGGTCTGGATGTCCTTGCACGAATACCGCTCGCGCAAAGCCATGCAGGCTGCCTATGAATCGGCAAAAACGGCCAATGAATTAAAAGACAGACTGATTGCCAATGTGTCGCATGAAATACGGACTCCGCTGACCTCGATCAACAGCATTGCAATGATGCTGGATGCGCCAACGTACTCCACCGAAGTGCAAGACTTGGGCAAGGCCATTAAACAATCCAGTGAAGCAGTCAATGTGATTGTGAATGACCTTCTGGATCTGTCCAAAATTCGGCAGGGATACTTTCGACTCAACGACAGCAATTTTAAGCTGGGCACCCTGATCGACAACACGGCAAACATGCTGCAACAGCAATGGCTTCAGAAACCAGGTGTAGAGCCGATTCTTCTCGAACCACCGTCCAGCCGAACCAGTTACCTGGGTGACAGAGGCCGAATTGAACAGGTGGTGCAGAACCTGATTTCCAATGCATTCAAGTTCACGATGTTTGGCAGTGTCACGGTACGATTCCAGGTTGTGACAGAAAGCCGGGAACGGGACCAACTTGTTGTCGAAGTATCCGACACAGGTGTGGGCATTCCTCAAAGCGACATTGAACGGATATTTGATGCGTTTTACCAAGTTGATTCATCACTTCAAAAGCGCTACAACGGCGCCGGGCTAGGCCTTGCAATCTGCCGACAAATTATCGAGGTGATGGGAGGAACCATACAGGTTCGCAGCAAACCCAATCTTGGCACCCAATTTGAGTTTCGCTTGCCACTTGCACACGGAGAGCTGAAGCAAGACCAAACAGATTCTGAGAACCATGCAGCCAACCGGATGTTGCTTCACGTGGGGGACATGGCTTTGGACCCGCAACTTGCGACAACACTTGAACCAGACTGGCAAGTCCGTTTTCTCCACCGCGACATCACCAGCGAAAAAGTTTTGCCCATACACGACAATGCCCGCGTATTGCTGGACATCCCCGAGCCGCTGGGTGCAGACAAAATGAACTGGCTAAGCCGGTTTCTGGACAGACAACAACATTTGGCCCAACACATCGTGTGGCTTGGCAAAGATTTGCCAGCGATCGCCCAGAAACACAATATTCGCCAGTTGATGAAACCGTTGACACGAAAACGTTTGAGCCGTGTCTATGAAAATGAGAGGGAAGAACAAACGTCTTTTCATGAGCAAACAGGTGCGACACCGCTGCGCCTGCTGTTGGCCGAGGACAACGCCTTGAATGCCAAGGTTTTCAAGAAACTGCTGGAAAATCGGGGTGTTGCGGTGACCTGCGTTTACAACGGGGCTGACGCCCTGGCTTTGCTCACCAGCGGAAACGCACATTTTGATGCTGTGCTGATGGATCTGCAAATGCCGGTCATGGACGGCCTGGAAGCAACACGACTGATCCGCCGGCATGAGGAACTGCAAGGGTTGCTGGTCTACGCGGTTTCAGGCCATGTCAGCAGCAGTATGAGAAACGAATGCCTCAACATTGGTTTCACCAATTTCATCACCAAGCCATTTGATCCGGACATGTTGATCGACGACATTCACGCCCGATTGAAAGAATCAGGCCGATCACATTGA
- a CDS encoding alpha/beta fold hydrolase has translation MKQHESSFVDLRGLRTHLHCWGPEDAPLLVMVHGWMDVGASYQFVVDALKQDYRVVAPDWRGFGLSDWPVADGSPGIRSYWFPDYLADLDALLDHFSPTQPANLVGHSMGGNIAMMYAGVRPHRIRSVVNLEGFGMLDSPPEKAPKRYSNWLDEIKTPKELRTYNSLEAVAKRLQKTNHRLSDEKAMYLAQFWSKLDNEGYSLLGDAAHKIMNPIGYRLAEAQACWSNIAAPVLHVEAKQTEAGMWLSRAGEPVDFDAFRTRFNCVPNWKHVLVDNAGHMVHHDQPEVLAGLIEFHIAQSTNAG, from the coding sequence TTGAAACAGCATGAATCCAGTTTCGTCGACTTGCGCGGTTTGCGCACCCATTTGCATTGCTGGGGCCCTGAAGATGCGCCCTTGCTGGTCATGGTGCATGGCTGGATGGATGTAGGCGCCAGTTATCAGTTTGTGGTGGATGCCCTGAAACAGGATTATCGGGTGGTGGCCCCCGACTGGCGGGGCTTTGGTTTGAGCGACTGGCCTGTGGCCGATGGTTCGCCCGGCATTCGCTCTTATTGGTTTCCAGATTACCTGGCCGACCTGGATGCCTTGCTGGATCACTTCTCGCCCACGCAGCCCGCGAACCTGGTGGGCCACAGCATGGGTGGCAACATCGCCATGATGTACGCCGGTGTGCGGCCACACCGCATTCGCAGTGTGGTGAATCTGGAAGGTTTTGGCATGCTCGATTCGCCGCCTGAGAAAGCACCCAAGCGCTATTCCAATTGGCTCGATGAAATTAAAACACCCAAAGAACTGCGCACTTACAACAGCCTGGAAGCTGTGGCCAAGCGTTTGCAGAAAACCAACCACAGGCTAAGCGACGAAAAGGCCATGTACCTGGCGCAGTTCTGGAGCAAGTTGGACAACGAAGGCTACAGCTTGTTGGGCGATGCTGCGCACAAAATCATGAACCCGATTGGTTACAGGTTGGCCGAGGCGCAAGCCTGTTGGAGCAATATTGCGGCTCCGGTGTTGCATGTGGAAGCCAAACAGACCGAGGCAGGCATGTGGCTAAGCCGCGCCGGTGAACCTGTTGATTTTGATGCGTTTCGTACCCGTTTTAACTGCGTACCCAATTGGAAGCACGTGCTTGTCGACAACGCCGGGCACATGGTTCATCACGACCAGCCTGAGGTGTTGGCTGGTTTGATTGAGTTTCACATTGCCCAAAGTACAAACGCAGGATAA
- a CDS encoding esterase/lipase family protein, whose protein sequence is MAAQTPVSSHPKLGVADVAKLAAREGYLFGLSFLFRQRVAQFVPEFSPNFHNRQLPIVFMVPGYMEKPGCFATLYEELLWSGVRVALYQPRYVLASVHEMARDFGHYMDTVLEQAECEGANTYLLGHSMGGLIVRKAMSTRWHSHTQVQHLFTLASPNNGTRMAHLGVGDCAVDMLPNSDFLNELNVEDDAHRQKMSSVIAIPDALILHHRFAHLEGAANHVIDRTGHMALLDEPRLIELLKRKMQGQNPHQLLGA, encoded by the coding sequence ATGGCCGCTCAAACACCTGTATCCAGCCATCCCAAATTGGGCGTGGCCGATGTTGCCAAACTTGCCGCCCGTGAAGGTTATTTGTTTGGTTTGAGTTTTCTATTCCGCCAGCGCGTGGCGCAATTCGTGCCGGAATTCAGCCCAAACTTCCACAATCGTCAACTGCCCATCGTGTTCATGGTGCCGGGCTATATGGAAAAACCAGGCTGTTTTGCCACCCTGTATGAGGAACTGCTTTGGAGCGGCGTGCGTGTGGCCTTGTATCAGCCGCGCTACGTGCTGGCCTCGGTACACGAGATGGCTCGAGATTTTGGGCACTACATGGACACAGTTCTGGAACAAGCCGAATGCGAAGGGGCCAACACCTACCTGCTGGGGCATTCCATGGGTGGGCTGATCGTGCGCAAAGCCATGAGCACCCGTTGGCACAGCCACACCCAGGTGCAACACCTGTTCACACTGGCTTCGCCCAACAATGGCACGCGCATGGCTCACTTGGGCGTGGGCGACTGCGCTGTTGACATGCTGCCCAACAGCGACTTCTTGAACGAATTGAATGTGGAAGACGACGCTCACCGGCAAAAAATGAGCAGCGTAATCGCGATTCCGGATGCACTGATTTTGCATCACCGATTTGCCCATTTGGAAGGTGCGGCCAATCACGTGATTGACCGCACGGGCCACATGGCTTTGCTGGATGAACCAAGACTGATTGAACTGTTGAAACGAAAAATGCAGGGGCAAAACCCGCATCAATTGTTGGGTGCCTGA
- a CDS encoding DUF2799 domain-containing protein — translation MSGRLLSAVLILLGVSGCATLSKEECLVANWREIGFTDASQGYTQARVAEHRAACAEAKVTVNLEEYNKGFEQGLKNYCTVNTGFDLGSKGAAYPDQCNEKTYPRVRVGYKEGQAVYNVQRERNEVERQLQDKREQSKALTEQITQNRSRADNKALSSSERSKAEKTVSALQRTAADLFRETGELEQKARSLDTKINQMRASFQQR, via the coding sequence ATGAGTGGGAGATTGTTGTCGGCGGTGCTGATACTTCTTGGCGTCAGCGGGTGTGCCACCCTGAGCAAGGAAGAATGCCTGGTGGCCAATTGGCGCGAGATTGGTTTTACCGATGCATCGCAAGGTTATACCCAGGCCCGGGTGGCAGAACACCGTGCGGCCTGTGCCGAGGCCAAGGTAACGGTGAACCTGGAGGAGTACAACAAGGGTTTCGAGCAGGGCTTAAAGAACTATTGCACGGTGAACACGGGTTTTGATCTTGGTTCCAAGGGGGCGGCTTACCCGGACCAGTGCAATGAGAAAACTTATCCAAGGGTTCGTGTGGGTTACAAGGAGGGCCAGGCTGTTTACAACGTGCAGCGGGAGCGCAATGAGGTAGAGCGCCAGCTACAGGACAAGCGCGAGCAATCCAAGGCCCTGACGGAGCAAATTACACAGAACCGGAGCAGGGCAGACAACAAGGCTTTGTCGTCGAGTGAGCGAAGCAAGGCGGAAAAAACTGTTTCGGCGCTTCAGCGCACTGCGGCAGATTTGTTTCGGGAAACCGGGGAACTGGAACAGAAAGCCCGCAGTCTGGATACCAAAATCAACCAGATGCGGGCCAGTTTTCAGCAGCGCTAG